The Caldicellulosiruptor obsidiansis OB47 genome segment GGTATTTGCAACCGAATCCTCAATTATCTTTGAGATGTGTTCATCAACATCAACCTTATCCTGCTGATTTTGAATGAATATTTTCACTTCTTACCATCACCTCATCTGCTTTGTTTGAAGAGTCTTCAAAGATATTATAACTAACCCTCTTGTGAAAAACACCAGTTAAAACTTTAATAAAACTTTCAGATATAATTTCCAGTTCTCTAAAGGTCAAATCACTGCTATTTAGCTGCCCATCCAGAAGCTTTTCTTGTATGACATTTCTTATGGTAGCCTCAATTAGTTGAGGTGTTGGAGAAGAAAGAGCCCTAACAGCTGCTTCAACAGAGTCAGCCAGCATCACAATTGCAGCTTCTTTATTTTGAGGAATAGGTCCATCATGCCTAAATTTTTCTTCGCTCACTTGTTGATTTTGGTTGAGTGCCTTTCCATAAAAAAACGCTACTTTAGTAGTCCCATGATGTTGTTTTATAATGTCAAGAACCTGCCTCGGCAGCCTATATTCTTTTCCAATCTCTACACCATCTTTTGTATGCGAAATTATTATAAGAGCTGAGAGGGTAGGAGTTATTTTGTTATGGGGGTCTTCTTCAATAATCTGGTTTTCTTTAAAATAAAAAGGCCTTTTTAGTTTTCCTATGTCGTGATAATAAGCACCTATGCGGGCAAGGAGGTAATTGCCACCAACCGCCTCACAAGCAATCTCAGCTAAATTACCCACTATTAAACTGTGATGATAAGTTCCTGGTGCTTCAAGTAAAAGTCTTTTCAACAGCGGATGGTTAGGATTAGATAGTTCCATAAGTCTAATCGGTGTTGTAAAATCAAATAAGTATTCCCACAAAGGTAAAGTTCCATATGCAATAACAAAAGAGAGTGCTGTTCCGATAAAAGAGTTTACTGAAGTGTTCAACACCTCAGTGTCGTTTATTTTAAATACCAATTCGGCTGATAAAACAAAAAGTGAGGACATTAAGCTCGCCAAAAATCCGTGAGATATAAATTGCAATCTGTTATGAATACTGTGTGATACAATTGCACACAAACTTCCTGCTACAAAAAGATAAAGAGCGAAACTGAGATTATCTGTCCCCACAATTAGCAGTGATACTATTGAGAGTACCATATTAAAAATAATTGAAACCCTAACGTCAATCAAAAGAGAAATCAAAATAACCCCTACAAACACTGGTAAAGCAAATGTTGGTATGGGAAGAAGAAATTTTATTAATAGCAGATTTAAAACTATAATAGCACTTGCTGCTGCCATATCCCTGCAGCTGTCTATAAATTTTCTTTCAAAAAGATAAAAGTACACTCCCATTATGAGAGAAAGTATTAAAATCAATAAAATAGCTGCTGACAAATCGCTTGCTGTTTTAAAATTAGAGTATTTGCCCTCAAAATTAAAAGACCGAAAAACTTTATCTAAAATTATGGGCGTTTCTCTTTTCTTTGACAGTGCTATAAGGAGCAATGAGGTTACAAAAAACGAGCAGAAAAGAACAAATCGGTACAAATATATTCTCTTTCTTTCTTGCCATCGTCCAAAGTTTTTAAACATATCTATACCTTTTGTTTCTCCTTTCGTTTTTCTTCGTACCTGTTGTAAGCATTTATAATTTTCTGAACCAGCTGATGACGAACAACATCCTGATATGTTAAAAATACAAATTCTATTCCTTCAATATCCCTGAGTATCTTTGTTACTTGAACAAGACCTGATTCTACACCACTTGGCAAATCAATTTGAGTAATATCACCAGTCACCACTGCTTTTGAACCAAAACCAAGCCTTGTTAAAAACATCTTCATCTGCTCTGAAGTTGTATTTTGGGCTTCGTCCAGGATGATAAAAGCATCATCTAATGTTCTTCCTCGCATGTACGCAAGTGGTGCAACTTCAATTACTCCTCTTTCCATATATCTTTGATACGTTTCTGTGCCGATTAGGTCGTGCAGCGCATCATAAATTGGCCTTAAATAAGGGTCCACTTTTGTTTGCAAATCTCCCGGCAAAAAACCTAATTTTTCTCCTGCCTCAACAGCTGGTCTTGTGAGAATAATCTTGCTTACCTCCTTCTTTTTAAGGTAGTGAACAGCCATTGCCATAGCCAAATAAGTCTTTCCGGTACCAGCAGGTCCAATGCCAAAAACAATAGTGTTGTTCATAATTGCACTTATATATCGTTTTTGTCCAAGGGTTTTAGGTTTTACCTGTTTGCCTCTATGAGTTATAAAGATAACATCGTTTTCTAAGCTTCTTATCTCTTCATCTTCTAAGGTCTCCACTATATAACGGATAGTATGCTCGTCAATATCTAACTTCTTCCTTTCCATGTCATGTAATATTTTTATTGTTTTTTCAGCCTTATTTATATTTTCTGGACTGCTGCCTATAATTTTTATGCTGTTGTCTCTAAAAACAATATTTACGTTCAAAAGTTCTTCTAATGTTTTCACTTTAGAATCAAACTCTCCAAAGATATTCCAAAATTCTTGAGTATCTTCAATATTTACAGTTGAAACAAGTCTTTCCTCCAAATATTTCTGACCTCCTACGATTTTATTTTTTTATAGCAATCTCCTCCAAGCATTCGTAATCTCTTTTGCATTCAATCAGTCTTATCTCATTTTTTTCTTTTTTGACTTTAATATATGTTCGTATTGACAAAACATTCAATATTTTCTTGCTTTTTGTAATGGCTGCAAACTTCACATCACACTCTTTCTGAGCCTTCTCTTTTATCTGTTCTAATGTAGGAACAAATTTTTTTAATTTATATCTTTTGATTTCAAATATTTCCACCTTAATGGGCAAAGGAGAAAGTTTATACTCTTTTATTTTAATTTTATCACAATTCTCGTTTTTAGTAACCACATTTTTGAGTTTAATTTCACGGTCTCCTAACACTATATACGGAAGTGTAGTTTTTGAAATGTACTCTTTCTGATATAAAGGAATGGAAAAAGCTGTAGAAACATTGTAAAATGTAATTGCTTCAATCTGAGCGTTGGCATCCTCATAATATTCAATTCCATCTTTAGAAGTTACTTTATTGTCTACAAGAAGCTGACCAAAAACCACCGTGTCACCTTCTTTAACAAGTAAGTTTCCTGATTTTAGTACTATTCTTTTAATAATTCCACTACTTGCTGCGAATATCCTTCCTTTCTTGTTCTCAATTTGCACTGTTTCTCTCTCTACGTATTCCACAAACAGACGAGCACCTTCCCTTTTCACCTTCACCCACATCAAATCGTTCAAATCAGCAAGAAGTTTGGTTTCAAGCTTTTTCTCGTCAATTTTATTTTTCAGCATAAAAGGCTTTACATCATACTGGTAAAGTTTTTCTTTTATCTTTTTATTTAACAATACGTCTGTGGATCCATGATTTATAAAAACTATGTCAAAAATAAATTGATTAAAAATTATCAAAAAAAGTATACATAGTACAACTGTTATCATTTTACATAGCGTTATCTGTTTTAAATAAAAATATATTCCCTTTTTCTCTACAATACTTACCTTGCATTTTGTCCTCTTTGCTATCTTTGTTACTTTTCTAAAATATCTAGTCGAAATGCTTATAATAACAGAGTTGTCTTGCTTAGAGTGTAGTTTCAACAAAATTTTGTTGAAAATGAGTATGTTTAGAAATTTGCTAAGATTTTCTCCATCTACTTTTAAAATGAGTTTGCCACTGCACATTCTTTAATCACTTCTCCTTGCCTGCTTCCAGAAAATATTTAAGTGATCTTACCTCTCCTCTTACAACAATTGTTTCATTGTCCATCCTCTCAATTACAAGTTTATGCCCCTCAATTAAAAGAGGAGAAACCTTTGTGTTTATCTTAACAAAAGTATCCTCATACCCAATAACTCCTTTATGGTTTTCAACAACAATTTCATAATCGCCTATAATAGTAATCCTTGGCTGGTCTGTTATCACTTCTGGTGGAAGCTGAGACAACAAAGCAAGCTGTTTTAGATCTTTCTTCGACCTCTTTAGCATAAAGGCTTTATCACAAAAATTAGGGTTCACATCTATTTTATTTTTCTTGAAATTTTTTTATAACTTATCCAAAACAAAAAAGTGACCCTCTCATTTATTTTCAGAAGGTCACTTTCTATCTTTAATTATTCTATTCCCTTTACAAATATTTTTTAACAATCTCACTTACAACTTTTCCTTCTGCCCTTCCACTCACCTTTTTTATAACCTCTTGCATAACCTTACCCATATCTTTCATTCCATTAGGTTTTATAATTTCTATAGTTTCCTTTACAAGCTGCTCTATTTCTTCTTCGCTGAGCATGGGTGGAAGGTAAGAAGTCAAAATCTCAATCTCTCTATTTAACTCATCAATCAAATCCTGTCTGCCACTTTTTATATATTCAGGTAAACTGTCTTTTCTCTTCTTAATCTCCTTCGCAATGACACTCAGCACACCATTGTCGTCAAGAACCACCTTGTTGTCCTTTTCAAACTGCAATATAGCAGCTCTCACCATACCAACAACATTTTTTCTGACAACATCCTTTTCTTTCATAGCAGTTTTATAATCTTCAAGGAGCTTATCTTTGAGACTCAACAAAAACGCCTCCTACTCCTTATCTGCGCTTTCTCCTACGTGCAGCTTCTGATTTTTTCTTTCTTCTAACGCTTGGACTTTCATAGTGCTCTCTTTTTCTGAGCTCAGCTAAAACCCCAGCTTCTGCACATTTCTTTTTAAATCTTCTGAGGGCACTATCGAGTGATTCGTTCTCACCTACTCTTACTTCTGACATCAATTTCCCTCCCCTCAAACCAGGCTCAAAAACACTATCTCAGGATTATGGTATTATTATAACTCACTTATTTAAGATATGTCAAACAGTTTTAAATATTACAATTTGTCTTCCACCCACAGCTTTTCAAAATTCAAAAACAAATCCCTGTTTTTTTTCTGCAGATTTATTGGTTTAAAATTTTTATCTACAAAGGCATGTTCTGTAAAACCTGTTGCACACAAAACTCCATCTTTTTTAACTTCATAGTAAAATTTTATTCTCGTAGGTGTTAAATTATTAACCCTTGCACTCACCGTTATTCTGTCTTCGTAAAAGCAAGCTCTCTTAAAATCGCAAGAACAGCTTATAAGTGGCAGATACACTCCAAATTCTTTTTCAATCTGAGAATAAGAAATTCCCACCTTTTTTATAAGCTCTGTACGAGCTGCTTCAAACCACACAAAATAATTTGAGTGATGTGCAATACCCATTCTGTCTGTTTCAACATATCTGACTGTTATTTCTATTTCTGCCATTATTTATTACCCCTAACGTCTTTTATTCTTATACCTTCTGTTCTCCACTAAATACAATGCCTTTTTGAGTATCAATTGTAACCACAATCCCTGTTTTTAATATCTCTAATGCATTTTTAGCATCTGTAATTACAGGGATATCAAGTGCAGCACCTACAATTACAGCATGAGAGTTCTGTCCACCTTCTTCTGTGATAATTCCAGATGCTCTTTTCATATATGGTATAAACTCGTTATTTGTTTGATTTGTAACAATAATATCTCCATCTTCAAAATTCAGCTTTAAATCATTAATGGTTTTTACAACACAGACCCTGCTTGTTACCTTTCCACTTCCCCAGCCACGTCCTTCAACCAGAACATGTCCTACAACATGAACTTTAAGTATATTTGTTGTTCCACTCACACCAACAGGAACTCCGGCAGTGATAACAACTAAATCTCCATTTTTTACAATCTTGGATTTCACAGCTATCTCAACAGCATGGTCAAATATATCATCGGTTGAACTCTTGTACTCTGCCAGAAATGGATATACACCCCATGACAAATTCAACTGTCTTCTTACCTTCTCACAAGGTGTGGTTGCAATAATCGGACAAGCAGGTCTGAATTTTGACACCATTCTTGCAGTGTTACCTGACTTTGTCACTGTTATAATAGCCTTTGCGCCAAGGTCATGTGCGGTTGTACAAGTTGCGTGCGAAATAGCATTTGTCACATTAACAGGCATATCAAATACCTGAGATTGAAATCTCTTGATATAATCAATCTGATTTTCTACTCTCTCGGCAATCTTTGCCATTGTAGCAACACTTTCAACGGGGTACTTGCCCATTGCCGTCTCGCCAGAGAGCATTATTGCAGAAGTGCCATCAAATATGGCATTGGCAATATCGCTAACCTCTGCCCTGGTAGGTCTTGGATTTCGTATCATAGATTCAAGCATCTGGGTTGCTGTTATGACAGGCTTTCCTGCTTTGTAACACTTCTCAATCAGCATCTTTTGAACAAGGGGAACTTCCTCAAAAGGAAGTTCTACCCCTAAATCTCCTCTTGCAACCATAATCCCATCTGCAACCCTTATTATTTCGTCGCAGTTGGCAACACCTTCTTGAGTTTCTATCTTGGCAACTATTAAAACATCTTTTCCACCATTTTTGTTCAGAAACTCTCTGATTTCAACAACGTCACTTGCCTTTCTTATAAATGAGGCTGCAATAAAATCTACATCGTTTTCTATTCCAAACAGAATATCCTCTTTATCCTTCTGGGTAAGTGCAGGAAGTCTTATGGGTATACCCGGTACATTTACCCCTTTCTGGTTGGTTAAAACTCCTCCATTTTTTACCTTGCAGATTATATTCTTTTCTGTCTTGTCCTCAACAATAAGCTCAATAAGTCCATCATCTATCAGGATTTTATCACCTGGTTTTACATCCTCAATAAGTTCTTTATAAGTTATACTCACAATCTCTTCATTTCCCAAGATTTCTTCTGTAGTCAGCACAAATTTCTGGCCCTCTTTTAGTTCTACTTTGCCATCCTTAAAAAAGCCTATTCTTATCTCTGGACCCTTGGTATCAAGCAAAATGGGAATAGGCTTGTCAAGTTCTTCTCTTATTTTTTTTACCATGTCAATCTTTTTCTTATGCTCTTCATGAGTACCATGAGAAAAATTTAATCTCACAACATCCATTCCATTTTCAACAAGCTTTCTTATTATCTCCTCTGAGTCGCTCGCTGGACCCAATGTACAAATTATTTTTGTTTTTCTCAAACTCAAACCCTCCAAAAAAAGTTATAAAGAAAGGATAGTAGCTAAGTTGTACATGTATTCATCAATTGACTTTTGCATAGAAAGTGCTTCGTCAATATCATAATCAACAATCTTACCATCCTTCATTGCAATTATCCTATTCTGCTTCCCTTCTTTAATCACCTCAACAGCTTTTGCCCCCATCAAACTCGCAACAACTCTGTCATATGCAGTTGGTGAACCACCTCTCTGGATATATCCAAGGATGGTCGCTCTTGTCTCTATTCCCGTTGCTTCTTCAATCTCTTTTGCAAGCTCTGTTGCTCCACCGATTCCTTCAGCTAATATAATCAAGTTGTGGAGCTTTCCTTTGTTTTTGCCATCAATTATTCTTCTGATTATCTCATCCTTATCAAGACCTTTTTCAGGAATTACTATTGACTCTGCTCCTCCTGCAATCCCACTGTAAAGTGCTATATATCCAGCATGACGCCCCATTACTTCAAGGATACTAACTCTTTCATGGGAGGTTGCTGTATCTCTTATCTTGTTAATTGCATCCTGTACAGTATTCAATGCTGTGTCAAACCCTATGGTGTAATCTGTACATGCAATATCATTGTCGATGGTTCCAGGAATTCCAACAACATTTATGCCAAATTTACTCAGGTCTCTTGCACCCCTGAAAGACCCGTCTCCGCCAATTACAACAAGAGCATCAATCTTGAATATCTTGCACATTGAAGCAGCTTTTTTGAGCCCATTTTCTGTCATAAACTCAGGAGACCTTGCAGTCAAAAGTATTGTTCCACCGCGTTGGATTATATCTGAAACAGACCTCAGGTTCATCTCAAAAATGTCGCCTTCAATAAGACCATTATACCCGCGTCTTATGCCCATCACTCTAAATCCATAGTATATACCCGTTCTTACAACAGCACGTATAGCAGCGTTCATTCCTGGTGCGTCTCCACCACTTGTCAAAACACCAATAGTTCTCACTTCTGGCATACTTTGTACTCCTTTCTTTTGAGTTTAAAATCCTTTTTCGATTATTATATTGTGTGCTTCATTGACGTCTGTTTCTGGCACTATTATTTCAAAATAACCTTCTTTGCCTTCCTGAGAAATAGATTTGACCTTTGCAAGAATCCCTACCTTCTCAAGCTCCTCTTTGATTCTGTTGGCAATCTCACTATTGGAGGTTATATAAACCACTTCCCACATAAAAACACCTTCTACACTATCATTTATTCTGGGACTCTGAAACAATAAGCCCAAACTTTGTATAGATCTCTGCCTTACCTCTTACCTTAATTGCCGACGTAACTTCAGTAAATTGAGCAAGTAAAACTTCACCACTGTCAAGTTTTTCTGTGTGATGAAGTTTTGTGTCCTTGCCTCTTGTAAGCCCTATTACATTTACTCCATTTTCAAGTGCCTTGACTACTATATAGTCACCATTTTTGTATTCGTATACATTTTCATTTTCCATATTTCATCTCACCTCTTTTCAAATATTATAACAAAACAGTCTAAAAATCAAGAATCTATATCTTCTATCCAAACATTTTCCTCGCCAAACCATTCTTTGAGTTGTTCAATCACCGTAGGATTTATTTCTATACACAAACTTGACTTGGAAATTAGCCTTTTTTGATTATAATAAAGAACTATTTTAGACTTTCCTGCAAAGAATTTTAAAAACGCTAAGAATTTCTTTGACTTTAATATTGTATCATCACTTACCCTTATTGCAATGGCTTTTTCTCTGCTGTTTTGAGTTTCTTCAGGTCTATCGCTGCCAAGCCTATCTACTTTTTTAGCAATAACCTTTACCCCCTCGTCCTCTCTGAAAGTTGCCTTTGCCTCAATTAATACAATCATATCTTCTTTTATTAGATGAGAATACTTTTCATAAACGCTTGGAAAAAACAATATCTCAACCGAATCTGTTAAATCTTCTAACTTTGCAAATGCCATTGTCTGGTTGCTCTTTGTAAGTTTTACTTTTACCTCTTTTAATATCCCGCACACAAGTATTTGCTCAAACTTGTATTCATCTTCTTCAGACATAGTAGATATCTCAGAAAGAGGAGTTACATTGTATCTTGAAATTTCCTCTGTGTACCTTTCAAGTGGATGACTGCTTATATATATTCCAATAGTATCCTTTTCCATTTTCATAAGCTCCTGAGCAGTTGGTTGTGGTAAGCTTTTGTACTCAAAACTTTCATTTTCGTTGCCGGATATCTCAAAAAAACTAAACTGATTTGCATTCTTCTTTTTAGCTTGTTTTAGCACAAGAATATCTTCCACTGAAGCTAAAAGCGAATTTCTGTTGATTCTTGTAAAGTCAAATGCACCCGAGCGTATTAAATTTTCAATAATTCTTTTGTTTACAGTATTTGTGTCAACTCTCATTATAAAATCATACAAATCCTTAAATTCACCTTTTTCCTCTCTCTCTTTTAAGATGTGGGCAATTACGTTCTCTCCCAAGCTTTTTATAGCTCTTAGTCCAAATCTTATACTATTTCCTTCGATTGTAAAGTCATAACTACTTTTGTTTATATCAGGCGGCAAAATAGTTATTCCAAATTTCCTGCACTCTTCAATATACATTCCAACCTTCTCATTCGAGTTCATAACACTTGTAATTAAACTTGTCATAAACTCTATGGTATAATACTTTTTTAAATATGCAGTCTGATATGCTAATATAGCATATGCAGCAGCATGTGATTTGTTAAATGCATAACTTGCAAAATCTTCTATAATAGCAAAAATCCTTTCAGCTGTTTCTTTTTTCACTCCATTTGCCACTGCTCCTTCAATAAACCTATCCTTTTCTTCCATCAAAATGTCGGCTTTTTTCTTGGCCATTGCTCTTCTCACAAGGTCAGCTCTTCCAAGCGAATATCCAGCAAGTGTTCTGAAAATCTGCATAACTTGTTCTTGATACACAATACATCCATAGGTGACATTTAAAATTGGTTCAAGGCTGGGATGGAGGTATTCAATTTTTTCTCTGTTATTTTTGTTCTGGATATAAACTGGAATCTGGTCCATTGGTCCAGGTCTGAATAGGGATATTCCTGCAATAATATCCTCCAAGTTTTCTGGTTTGAGTTCTTTCATAAACTGTTTCATGCCACTGCTTTCAAGTTGGAACACACCATTCGTGTTTCCTTCTGATATAAATTCATAAACATTTTTGTCATTATAGTCTATCCTGTCTAAATCAATCTCAATACCTCTATTTTTTTTCACAAGCTCCAACGTATTTTGAATGACAGTGAGTGTTCTCAAACCAAGAAAATCCATCTTCAAAAGCCCTAGTTCTTCTAAAGTTGTCATTGGAAATTGAGTGACAATAGCATCATCAGTCCTTGCCAACGGCACCAAATCTGTAATTGGAGAGTTTGAAATCACAACACCGGCAGCATGAACAGATGCATGTCTTGGCATACCTTCAAGATTTCTTGCTGTATCAATTATTTTTCTTACCGTATCATTTCGTTCATAAATCCTTTTAAGCTCATGGTTTATCTCAAGTGCCTTGTCAATGGTCATCCCAGGAGAAAACGGAATCATCTTCGCAATTTCGTCCACCTGAGAATATGGAATTCCCAGAACCCTTCCAACATCTCTGATTGAAGCTCTTGCAGCCATTGTCCCAAAGGTTATTATCTGACTTACTCTATCCTCTCCATATTTGCGAGTGACATAGTCAATCACTTCTTGTCTTCTTTGATAACAAAAGTCAATATCTATGTCAGGCATAGAGACTCTTTCTGGATTTAAAAATCTCTCAAAAAGAAGGTCATACTTTATTGGGTCAACATTTGTAATACCCAGACAGTATGCAACAACACTCCCAGCTGCAGAACCTCTTCCAGGACCTACCATTATGTTGTTTTGTTTAGCATAGTTTATAAAGTCCTGAACTATCAAAAAATATTCGACAAATCCCATATCTTTTATCACTTGAAGCTCCATCATAAGCCTGTCATATGCAGTTTTGTTATTTTTTGAATATCTTTTCTTGAATCCTTCTAAAGCCAACTCTTTAAGGTATTCAAAAGAATCATTTTTGCCTTCTGGCAGTTGAAATTTCGGAAGGTTAATCTTACCAAACTCAAACTCAACGTTGCATTTTTCAGCAATCTCCAATGTATTTTTTAGTGCTTCTGGAATGTAACCAAAAAGTTGGTGCATCTCTTCAGATGATTTGAGATAGAATTCATCGGTTGGAAATTCCATTCTGTCAGAATCGTTTATAGTCTTTCCTGTTTGAATACAAAGCAAGATATCATGAAGGTTTCTATCTTCTTTCTTCAAATAATGAACATCATTTGTTGCCACAAGCGGAATTTGATATTTTTTTGATAGTCTCATAAGTTCATTATTTACAAATCTTTGCTCGTCAATGTAATGATATTGAAGTTCAAAGTAAAAGTTTTCTCCAAACACCTCTTTATAAAAACTAATTGCATCATACAGTTTTTCCTTTTGCTCTCTCAAAATCAGCTTGGGAATCTCCCCCGCAAGACAACTTGTAAGTGCCACAAGCCCTTTTGAATACTTGCTTAAGACTTCTCTGTCAACCCTTGGTTTATAGTAAAATCCTTCAACAAATCCAATTGAAACTATCTTGGAAAGATTTCTGTAACCATCATTGTCAATAGCAAGAAGGACAAGATGGTGGATATCATTATCGATATTTGGTTCTTTATCAAAGCGAGTCCGTGGAGCTAAATATACCTCACATCCAATTATAGGTTTGATACCATTTTCCTTGGCAGCTTTATAAAAATCTATAACACCATACATTGCTCCATGGTCAGTTATTGCCACAGCATTCATATTTAGCTCTTTTACTCTTTCAAAAAGCCTATCAATCCTACAAGCGCCGTCCAACAAACTATATTCGGTATGAAGGTGAAGATGAACAAAACTCATTTCTCTTTTGCACCTTTCTTCTTTCCTGGTTTTATATCTCTAAATCATCTAACACATCAACAATATAATAGTGGAAATTCAAAGCCAAATCTATATCCTTGCGAAATGCAAGCCTTTTACCTTCACTATCATAAAAAATTCTAACAATTGGTCTGGATGGAAACTTAGGATTGTTGTGCACAACTATTCCTTTTTCTCGAGTATTGAGCACAACAGGTGTTCCTATCTGAAAAAGAGAAATAAATGTGACAAACTTGGAAACGATATAACTATCAAAATGTGTTGAACATGAATTTAGCAGATATTCTATTGCCATGTGAGGTTTTAATCGCTTTCTAAATTCTCTGTCACTAACTAAAGCGTCAAACACATCTGCCACAGCTACAATTTTAGCCATTTGCGGGATTTCATCTCTGGTTTTGCCAAACGGATAACCACTGCCATCTAATCTTTCGTGATGGAAAAGTGCAATCTCTGCAACATTCTGTTCAAATTTGTACTCAGAGCTCAAGATATCATATCCAACAATTGTGTGCATCTTTATCATCTCATATTCCTTTTCCTGAAGAGGTCCTCTCTTGCTCAAAATATTTTTGGGAATTTTTATCTTACCAATATCATGAAGTAAAGTGCCCATACCAAGTACCATGAGTTTATCAAAATCATATCCCAGTTTTATCCCAATCAGAATTGAGAGCACTGTTGTGTTGAGTGAATGAAAAAGTGTATAGTTCCCAACTGTACGTATATCACATAGGTTTAAAATAATCTCTTTTTGGTTTAAAAGAGAAGAAATTATTTTGCTAACAAGCTCCTTAATTTCCGGAGTAACTTCTTGAGTATTTATATATTTTGATGAAAAAACATCATTTACAATCTCAAATGCTTCTTCTTTTATCTCTTTGGTTATAACATCCTCTATGTAAATCTCGGTATTGTCATCTACAATGTAAATGTCATAAACTCCAAATTCTTTTAACCTTTTTATAACACCATTTGTGAGTTTCTGACCACTTGCAATCAAAACCTTTCCATCCTCACTGTATATGTCCCGTGCAAGCACCATACCCTCTTTTGCATTTTTAAGTAGTATCCTTCTCATCATATTCTCCCCTATATGAATTTTTTTGTAACAAGACAAGCCTGTCAGTCACAATCACATCAAGCTTTACATCATGCTCCTCTGCTCTGATTTTTTTTACCTTTTGAAAATGGTAAGCAACCCCAACCTTTACACAATGTTGAGCTGCCTTTTTCAAAAACCTATCGTAGTAACCCTTGCCAAACCCCACCCTGTTTAAATCCTTGTCAAACGCAACAATGGGTACAATACAGACATCTATTTGTGATGGAGGTATCTGCTGTGTGCTTGACGGTTCTAAGATACCAAGCTTATTTCTGTGAAGTTTATTTTCTCCTTTATACTCACACGCCACCATTTCTGCACTATTTACAACTTTGGGTACATACACCTTTTTATTTTTTTTGAGAAGATATTCCATAATTCTTTTGGTATCAACTTCATATGGAAGGCTCATGTAAATGAAGATGGTTTGAAACTCAAAGGTTGAAAGAAGTTTTTTTAGGTTTCTGTATACCAATATATCAAGATATAACTTTTTCCTTGGTTCAACTAATTTTCGCCTGATTCCTATAACCTTTCTTATTTTTCGTTTGACCAGTTTTTATCACCCTTTTCTATTAATTTATCACTTTTTTATTACAATTGAAATACCTTTTATGTACTCAAAGTAAAATAGCCCTGAAAATAAATCAGGGCTATTTTGTTAGTCTTGGTTTACAAC includes the following:
- a CDS encoding 5-formyltetrahydrofolate cyclo-ligase; amino-acid sequence: MVKRKIRKVIGIRRKLVEPRKKLYLDILVYRNLKKLLSTFEFQTIFIYMSLPYEVDTKRIMEYLLKKNKKVYVPKVVNSAEMVACEYKGENKLHRNKLGILEPSSTQQIPPSQIDVCIVPIVAFDKDLNRVGFGKGYYDRFLKKAAQHCVKVGVAYHFQKVKKIRAEEHDVKLDVIVTDRLVLLQKNSYRGEYDEKDTT
- a CDS encoding HD-GYP domain-containing protein, which encodes MRRILLKNAKEGMVLARDIYSEDGKVLIASGQKLTNGVIKRLKEFGVYDIYIVDDNTEIYIEDVITKEIKEEAFEIVNDVFSSKYINTQEVTPEIKELVSKIISSLLNQKEIILNLCDIRTVGNYTLFHSLNTTVLSILIGIKLGYDFDKLMVLGMGTLLHDIGKIKIPKNILSKRGPLQEKEYEMIKMHTIVGYDILSSEYKFEQNVAEIALFHHERLDGSGYPFGKTRDEIPQMAKIVAVADVFDALVSDREFRKRLKPHMAIEYLLNSCSTHFDSYIVSKFVTFISLFQIGTPVVLNTREKGIVVHNNPKFPSRPIVRIFYDSEGKRLAFRKDIDLALNFHYYIVDVLDDLEI